From the Triticum urartu cultivar G1812 chromosome 4, Tu2.1, whole genome shotgun sequence genome, the window AGGTTATTTTGGAGAGCAATGGCAAGGATGACCACAGCAGCGACCCACACAAGAACAACCATGGAAGGAGATAGAGGAGCGGGCCCTCCTTTCTTACCTCACCAGCGTAGAGGCTGTCAGATAGAGGTCTGTGGCAGAGCGGGAAAGCGAGATGGAGGACCAAGTTTATTTTTTAGTTGAATATAGAACAAGTTTATTGTCGTCGGCTATCCGCCGGCCTAAATGGCTTAATTAGCCACTAATGACATCccctgggtcactgacatgtgggacccaacCCTCTTATTAACCATGTTTAAAGTTAACTAACTATGTTAATTTAACTGAAGTGTATGATAGGTGGGACCCCCTAGTAAGATCGACCAGTCAACTGGCCACAGATGTCGTCGTTTCCTCATGAAGGCTCCGTCGTGGTTTTCTCTTCTCTCCATGTTGCTCTGGGTGAAAACTTGTTCTTCGGGATCGGGTGGTGGCGACTATTCGGTGTCATGCCCTTCTTGAAGGCACCGCGCTTGGAGtccatgcttcatcattgtcccACTTCACTTCTTCTCGGTGGTAGTTCTCGGGGGTCTTCGTTGGCCCCAAGTGGTTATTTTTGGCTCATCTGTAGTGTGCTTGGTGGTTGATTGGGTAGTGTTGTGGTGCATCTTACACCTTTATATCTTGCcttggtgtgtgttgtgtgtgtttGTGGCGTGTTGTTTCAGGATTTTTTTTATCTCTGGTGGTTGCTTTATATAAAAAGGGGTGAAAGCCTTTTTTGCTAACACATCAGGGCGTCTCCACCGCGGGCCCTTGAAACAGCGCGGCTAAACGTGTTGAGGCGTCCGCTGGGTGGTACGGACGATGCTCCCGTTGCAGGTGACTTCTCCACATTCAAACGGCACCTCGTCTCCCCGCCAACGGGCCTCCATCAACCACACCGTCGCGGCCCGTGTTCAAACCTCATCCCGCGCCATAGCTGCAGTCACTGGCGGAGCATCATGGGGACAATTTCGGGCTCTGGCCACCCCTTCCATCAGCGCAAAAAATATATTTATAGGATACACGGCCCATTTTCATGGCCCACGGTGGACTAGGACAATGGTTAGCCCGTGACGAGGGAGGAGCAGTGGTTCGCCGCCCCATCCCCGTTCCTCTGGTCGCCCCCCATGGTGACTGCTGCTACTTCCaggtcttcctcctcctctcaACTTCTCCTACCCCAATTCCCTGAGTGGCCACGTGTTCTTCCTGCTCAGCTCCTCCCCATCTCCATTCTCCACTAGTCCCCTACTCCCTGACCCCCTGAGCAACTGCTCGAGTCCCCTCCCAATCCAGTCCCTAAATCTACTTTGTATGCTTGCTCTTTTCTTCTAGATCCTTTCTCAAATCAAGCAGTAGCAAGTTAGGGCAAGTTGCAAGCTGGGAGCTACAACTCGACATTTATGGTATGTGGCTTTAAGTTTCTGCAATTCTATCTTGACATGTAAATTGCAGACCAcctttatttcttttattttagATGGTTAGGGTAAGTAGATTACTTCAAGTAAAAGAACAAATGTGGAATCACTATTTTTAGCTGATAAAAATTTGTTTACAAATTCCAATTTAGGTAGCAATGGGCAGAAACAGAGAAACAACCATGCTTTTCATTTTTGCTGAATCTTTACTGAATCATTCAGTGGACTGAACTTGCACTTTCTTGCTTTTACTTGCTATTTTTTCATAAATCTGAACCTGTTGGCCCCCCTCATTTTTGGTTCACGCTCCGCCACTGGCTACAGACATCCTTCTCCGGCCATTTAATCTCTTAGTAGCACGCCCTACATGTCCTCCTCACGCTCCAAAGCCCACTGGGACAACCGTTCCACGGAGCGAGAATGAAATGCCATTCATTGTTGCGGGCTGGCAGGCCAACCAGCATACCGACCCCGACTACGCCTAGATGGAGGACGAGCTGGAGCCAAGGAGGCCGGTGCGTGCTGTCCTCACAACCGAGGCCGCGTTTCATCGGGCGCAGGCAGATGAGGTCTATAGACCTGGACCTCCTCGAGGAGCGCCGGCCCGCGGATGAGCAAATCTTTGCCAGCACGGCCATCGTTGCGGGCGTGGACGTGGTGGAGCATGAGGTGCTGGTCCACTCCTATATCTCCAGTGGAAACTTCCGCCACGATTGCTGGAGCTACCGCCTCCGTCAGGTATGACTGGCTGCTACCCTCGAAACAGTGGTAAGATTGACAAATTTGACCTCAAAGCGAAAGTATTTCACAAACTAAACTATTTTTAAAAATATTTTACACAGCTGACCCTTTTGTGCAGCTCTCGATAGTAAGGCGCTATACTCTACTGTGCAACTCGTTACAACTAGGCGCTGCACAGTGTGACGCCTGTGTGTTAGGCGCTGCACAGTAGAATGCAGCGCCTTACTGTTAGGCGCTGCACATTAAGGCTCAGCTGAGTGAAATACTTTTAAACATAGTTTAGTTTATGAAATAGTTTCGTCCTAAGGTTAAATTTATGTCTTTTGCGAGAAACAGCATGGGCGTCAATCGAAAATCCGGTCTGATGCGCGCAGGCAGGCACCTGCGGCGGGAAACCCAACCATCATAGATGCGAGCAGCATTGGGCGCCTTTTGACTTGTAACACCATGTGAATGCAGCCGCACACACAGGGCCTTATCTATTCGGCCTTAGGCCAACTCCATCATGCGACCTCATTTTATCCGACCCCGCCCGTTTTAGGTAAAACGGACAAACAAGGCGGCTTGACGCGCGACGGCCTGGACCCATCTGGTCTGTTTTGTGTCCGCGCCGACCCGGTTCGAGCGCAAATTTGCACCGGGTTTGGGCCGCCGTGGATACCGAATGGACGCGCCGCTCGTCCGCGGCTGACCGCGTGGCGGGGCGGCCACCTACCTCCCACCCGCCAACATCAATGCGCACGGGCGGCCGGGCCCACCTGTCATCGGCCCAATGGAAGGTCGCCGTCCTTCTTAAATGGGTAACCAGTGGACCTGTCGTCGTCCACACTGCCCCACTCCATCCCACGGCCTCCTCAAAACCCGACAGCGCAAAAACCCTAGCCTCCCCCGTCCTCAAGCTCACCGGCCGGCCACCTCGAAGCCATGGGCTTCTGGAACCGCAATGGGAAGCACGACCGCGAGGCCGGCTCCTCGTCAGGGCGCCGCGCCGGCTCCATGAAGGAGGAGCCGACATCACCACCACGCCGGGCCCCCGCGCCGCCCGCGTTTTCCATCGCCCCACGTCCGCCGGCGAGCGTGACTGGCATTACATCCGCGCGTCGGTGTGCCGCCGTTATTGGGAGATGAAAACGTCTCTCCCCTGGAGCGATGTCCACCTCCCCAACAACTGGCACTTATCCGCCGACCGTGTGCCGATCCCTCCCGTCCTGGCGAGCGGTCGTGCGGACCGTGAAGAGATcgagcgccaccgccgcctcctccccaatGACTTGTACTATGACGACAGGTACGCCCCGGACTCCGCTCTCCGGGACACCTGGCTCAAGAATGAGCACGACGTGTGGCGTGCCTCCTTCTTCGCCGGCACGGCGTCTAGGCCGCGGCGGCCACGTCGGGAGCGCGCAGCGCCTGCTCCCCAAGAGCGCGGGCATAGGCGGGTGCGCGGCCTCACGCCcacgccgtcgccgtcgcctttgccgtctccaccaccacctccttgcatgacagaggaggaggaggcccgtCTCATGGCGCGTGTCATGGAAGACTCCATGTAGACGTGCGATGAGCGCCAGTGGGAGGGCCTGGAGGAGATGATGGCCCGCTCCGCCGCCGGCGAGGTAGCCATCCCCGAGCTGGAGATGGTGGCCGCGGAGGAGACGATGGAGGAGGAGCCGATCGCCGCGGGTGGGGCCGGTCCTGCACTGCTCCGGAGATGGCCGCCGTCGTGGGCGTGAACTGGTGCGCCACTCTGCCGCGGTCACCGGAGCGGGAGGCGTCGCCAAGGGAGGAGGTGGTGCAGGCACCTCCCGCCGTCCAGCCCGCCCGCGTCTACCACGCACCACCGGCCCACCTCTGGACGCCGCCGGCCTACGTCGACCTCGTCAGCGACGACAACGACGCCGGCGACCACGGAAGACGGCGACGGAGACAGCATCGACGGGCACGGGTAGGAGCGCGCTGGCGGCAGccattttttattttcttttttatatTTAATTATGCCAAGTTGGACGTAAAACTGGGCCGTTTTGTGGCCATGGACCCTAACTTAAATTTTAAGATTTTTAAACCGCGTTTATTTACTTTTTAAGTCATTTTATTTAAGTTTTTATGTTTTTTTAAACACGTCCGACACGGACAAGTTTTGGGGTGCGACCGCGCGCTGGGCGCACCCACGACCCATCGGACAGACGCGGACATGGGCGAACCCATTGCCGCCCCAAAGGGAAAAAATTTAGCCAAACCAGACGTCTGTTTGAGGTCGTGCGGTGAAGTTGGCCTTAGTGCATGTTGACTCAAAACGGGCATCACCCCAAAAACCGCATGCGCCCATCACTCCAAAACTCATGCCACACCTTCAGCTGCATTAATCTCTGAAGCGTATAGCCCAATTAACCCTTGCAGTTAGTTAATACAACGATGCTGGAAAAAAAGGAACAAACATTCGGGCATCACTACACAGGCTAGAGGCTGAAAATTTCAACGGGTGTTCGCTCACACTGACAGTCGTATGACGGGTCAGACCAGGGAACGCTGACGAACGTATTTGTTCGGTTTTACTCGTCGTGTTTCTGGTTGCCCAAACGCCATGCACCACGCACGCTTGAATGAATAACGGGATGCACATCTACTTCTAGTTGCCCTACGTAGCTCTCGGCACAGCAAAAGTGACCATGTGGGATAAGCTTCGTCTGCGTCCCTTTTACATATTCCTTTTCATTTTTCATCACATTTTTTTCCGAGTGCTGATGTCCGTGTACCCAAATAACGGCCCGAGCAGCGCTCTCTCTCTTATTTCTGATCAAAAAACATATTCTCAACTTCTGCTTTTTTGCATGGCATGATGGTAGAATATGAAAGAAACGGGCTGATTCAGAGCCCATAGCACCTGCGTCAAAATGACCATGTGGTGCTAACAAGGCCTGTAATGTCTGTATCAGAAAACAAAAAGAAAGGCACTAGAAAAACAAGTAGGAAAGGTTCGAACCTTTAGTCAACGGTTCTCCAAGACCTTCGTGGAACCGTTTGGGGCGAAGGCGAGTGGTCCATGCCTGCTGGACTGTGCACTTGGCAGCCTGGTGTTGTTGTCTTGCAGGTAGCATGGTCCACCTTTCTCTAAAAGAGGAAATAAGCATCAAATGGAATATAAAGTGAAAAAGCAAATGAAGTAAGAGGAGGGACCAGATCCCCACACGAACGAGCGCTTGTGATTGCAGCCACGCTAGCGAAACTTTATATCTTTGCTttttcctatatatatatgtgtgtgtgtgtgtgtgcgtgtgtgtgtgtgtgtgtatgtgtgtgtgtgttcgaCTCATTTTTCTTACATCAAAGAAATTTACAAATGTCTGTGTTGCTGGTAAACGGTATCGACTTGTCACTTTAATACATTGCCAAGAACTTGTTTGTTTTACTAGTTCATGTGTAACTAAATACATTGCCAAAATTGGTTAGTTTTACTAGTTTGATGTTAGTTTCTTATGGCTCTTGCAACATTTTATTTATGATTGCTCACATTCAAGTTTGCAGGATCCAACTGAAACTCCGTTGGCACAACAGGCATGTTTTCAGAAACTTCCTTGTTTACCTGGTTTGCTGGTGTGACTTGTTGCTGTAATAATCTTACCAACATCAAGCTTTCAGGATCCAATTGGAAGTCCAATTGCACAACAGGTACATTCTTAAAAATATATTTGTGTAATGGGTTTGCTGCTGTAACTTGTTGCTCTAATCAAGTTACTGGCTACTCAAAttttcaggatccaagagaaactgCAGTGCCACCACAGGTTCCTTTTGtaaaacttgtttgtttaaccACTCTGCTGCTGCAACCGGTTGCTCTAATCACGTTACTGGCTACTCAACTTTTCATGATCCAAGCGAAATCCAATGCCACAACACGTACCTTTTGCAAAACTTGtatgtttaactgctttgctgctgcaaccgTTTACAATGAtcttaataactacttttcagcatccaattgaaaatctttaattccttgtttgtttaactggtttgatGTTGTAACTCCTAGTTGATATGTTTTCTAACTTCAACTTTTTGTAATCCAATCATaatttaatggcaaaacaggttagcccaagatcaaagagcaaGGTCCCTGTGGACGTTGTATCATCCCACAGCTGTGGCACCAGCCCAATCGTGCATCATGAATTGCCAACTgatgatgctctagaggctaaactattTGTAGAAAGAGATtttgcttctgcacttagagaggaagctgacatgttgaggaagcaaacaacacaatcacaagcaatactcaagacaaccattaaatatttggtggatttcaaaacgaagcaagttGAGACTGACTGTATTGTTAAGGTCctaaaggaaaaaaggaaattaaattcccatttggtaaatcataggtgaaatgttatTTCCATCGCTGAATAACCTTTGTGTGATTTGTTCATGTAATCggtcaaaccatttgttttagagttCATGgaataattgtttttttgtttgtaattttttCAGCACAAGTTTGTATTAGTTGATAAGACTCTGAGACATTTTGATTGTTGTGCCAATCAGGTTTAATGTGCATTTAacaataatagtagtatagatggtcCTTAAATGGCACGCATCTGAAAAGGCCGAGATGATGTACTAGCTTCGCTAAAAAATGATGCTCTTCTAGAAAATAAAAGTACAGTGGcatggcttatgtatgttagttgatattattgatccatatactctataagtgtttatatgtctgttagttttgtacattatttattgattgactcggtattttgAATCTTGAGACATCTCTtttgtacatatctaaatgggactACACATTATGCAACGTGTGACACTTGAGTTGGaaataaagtggtttcaaatattcaaATTCACCTTAAACCGGATTCTAGCTTCTGAATTCGAGTattggcatttgtaaatcatattcatatatgacggtggaatacatctttgtcgtgcttttgaagatatataaaaacacatagaatgatttataaagattcgtataagaatacaaaatggatttgaatttagttgcgAGGGTAAACGTGGATACTTATttgtcggcgttttgggaacgggggtccccagacttgcctgcctgcagcccacggtGTGGCTTTACTGGCGGGCCTATaaggcccatcttcatcaacaaggaatcaagaccctcgtgaTGGGCCAAGCCTTATGAGGCGAGCGACAAAAGACCTCCTCAGGTGCAGCCTCATTAGGCcagctcgtgaggggcggagagttcaaggtcgggcaaacctcgtgaggttctcgtgacgtgagccatgacgatcgaggctAGGCGGGCGCTAGTGCGCGGAGTGCCCTTGTTTCCTCTTTAGTGCTAAGGGGCAAGCgtaggcgcggagtaccgaggcatcaagcaaaggtttccatattggtgcaatgagaccaagaccagaaggatggcaagacggaggtcaccgtggagcccagggcggcgtcaccgccagaacctttggcaggcgaagaccaccttttgccaggatagcttgtactagttgtcccctttcaaattgaccgttgttggctcccttcctgctcaatatttggtgagaggaccagggcctctataaataggactagccaccaccataggcggGGAGAGGATGGAAGATCATCCTCAGCCACACAagtgcaccaagcacaagaacacctcaacctgaggaggttgttcttccccttgtactgttcatcctcaacccaagaggcaatccaccaccaccacactggagtagggtattacaccacaacggtggcctgaactagtataaatcttgtgtcctttgtgttgcgagttcgtcgagttagttcgtgagatctaggctaagttaggacgcggatcgataggggggggagatcttcgcgcgcaccctagtgtccGAACCTTTAGGGTTTTGcgggaacccgtgatccgacatttggcgcaccaggtaggggtgtgctGAAGCTTCCTTTCGGTTGCTCCGTGTCGCGTCGCTTCATCATCTCCATGGCGGACGCGCGTCGCGCCCGTGCCGAGCGCCAAGCTGCCCTCACCACCCGTGTTGCTCAGATGGCCCCTGTTGGCGGGCCACCGCGTCGCTCTCCGTCGCCTGGCGCCAACGCCGCCACTGGCctggcggggaacgagcagcaagcatcctcgaTGCACCCCTCGGTGTGACAGGATGGCCGCAGCGCCACTCCATCACTGACTCCCGCTGGTTCGTCGTCTCACGCTCATCGCGTTCCCACGGACCACGGGccgcgctcctcatggcgcacgagctcctgcgctaccgcccggtcgacgacctctacgaggactggcttaACCGTACtgccgagcttgtccgcgccgcagggAGCTCCCTAGCGCCGTCCTATTCTCTGCCTCACCCTCCGCCAGCCACGGGTGACGCCGCTCATGGagcacctccaccacctctgccccaagacggcGCCCTAGCGCCAAGGCATGCGGCTCCGCGGCGCGACCCACCACGTCtggcgcccgcgcgtgaagaaagaagctgtcaagaagtccctcgaccaCAGGCGAACGCTCCGCCACTCCTCGCTCCGCCGTGCCAGGATCATTTGCTGCAGCAAGGCCCCGCACCGCTAGCCGTAGCGGCGCGCGGGCGCCAAGGCCAAGCTCCACCTTCGAGGCGGGCCCCGGAGACCACGGtcggctgccgcgccttcaccccgagctgcgtagcgtcgcttggccgggcaagttcaaccCAGATTCGCCTCCTCGCTACGTCGGCACCCCCGAcgccgcggagttcctgcagctctacgagctaagcatcggggcggccaacggcgatgagaaagtcatggcgaacttgtttcccatggctctcaaggatgtcccccgctcctggctcctgaacctgcctccagggTAAACTTCCTCCTGGGATGAAATGCgcaaccgcttcatcgccaacttccaaggcactcgcgacctcCCCCCGGTTGCAGGTGACCtgtgccgcatcaagcaacaaccaggataGACCCTACAGAAGTACATTTAGCGCTTCAACAGCGCGCGCATCAAAATTCCCAAGGTGACCgtcgaggccatcatctcagggTTCTCCGACGGTGTCCGCGACGTCCAGATGAAGGAGGAGATCGCCATCCACGAAGAGTTGTGCACCgaccctggagctgttcaacaccgcaaccaagtgtgcaagagctaaggaggggcgcctctccctcctcgagctccctgctgcagACCCAGAGGA encodes:
- the LOC125551320 gene encoding uncharacterized protein LOC125551320 isoform X3, with amino-acid sequence MVTAATSRSFLKSSSSKLGQVASWELQLDIYVCRIQLKLRWHNRIQLEVQLHNRIQEKLQCHHRLAQDQRARSLWTLYHPTAVAPAQSCIMNCQLMML
- the LOC125551320 gene encoding uncharacterized protein LOC125551320 isoform X1 — protein: MKCHSLLRAGRPTSIPTPTTPRWRTSWSQGGRCVLSSQPRPRFIGRRQMRSIDLDLLEERRPADEQIFASTAIVAGVDVVEHEVLVHSYISSGNFRHDCWSYRLRQDPTETPLAQQDPIGSPIAQQDPRETAVPPQVSPRSKSKVPVDVVSSHSCGTSPIVHHELPTDDALEAKLFVERDFASALREEADMLRKQTTQSQAILKTTIKYLVDFKTKQVETDCIVKVLKEKRKLNSHLVNHR
- the LOC125551320 gene encoding uncharacterized protein LOC125551320 isoform X2; the protein is MKCHSLLRAGRPTSIPTPTTPRWRTSWSQGGRCVLSSQPRPRFIGRRQMRSIDLDLLEERRPADEQIFASTAIVAGVDVVEHEVLVHSYISSGNFRHDCWSYRLRQDPTETPLAQQDPIGSPIAQQDPRETAVPPQVPFVKLVCLTTLLLQPVALITLLATQLFMIQAKSNATTRTFCKTC